A stretch of Arachis hypogaea cultivar Tifrunner chromosome 15, arahy.Tifrunner.gnm2.J5K5, whole genome shotgun sequence DNA encodes these proteins:
- the LOC112747332 gene encoding uncharacterized protein, translating to MAVSLTRLSWWLWGGKKEKEPVSINGSSSSSTEWGFPMKEREAVMKFPLVKGTKVAPSSHRNKVKRKWQSREDRRIRDHHDDDHANDIDDDVVLVPSDGGGGCLSGSESDDSDWSIGWLEPHGSSFQSFDDESDNSFAVLVPCYRPGCKEVEGSNNELLSVINDLPNEFSSAGMNYMDRWLASIQNFRA from the exons ATGGCTGTCTCTTTGACACGTTTGTCATGGTGGTTATGGGGtggcaagaaagagaaagagccAGTTTCTATCAAtggctcatcatcatcatccactGAATGGGGCTTTCCAATGAAGGAAAGAGAGGCTGTGATGAAGTTCCCTTTGGTGAAGGGAACAAAGGTAGCTCCATCATCTCACAGGAACAAGGTTAAGAGGAAATGGCAGAGCAGAGAAGATAGAAGGATAAGGGATCATCATGATGATGACCATGCTAACGATATTGATGATGATGTTGTGTTGGTTCCTTCTGATGGTGGTGGTGGGTGCTTGTCTGGCTCTGAATCTGATGACTCTGATTGGTCCATTGGGTGGTTGGAGCCTCATGGATCCAGTTTTCAGAGCTTCGATGATGAATCCGATAATAGTTTTGCTGTGCTTGTTCCTTGCTATAGACCTGGATGCAAGGAGGTTGAGGGTTCCAATAATGAGCTTTTGAGTGTCATCAATGACCTCCCAAATGAGTTTTCATCTG CTGGAATGAACTACATGGATCGATGGCTGGCTTCTATTCAGAATTTTAGAGCTTAG
- the LOC112747331 gene encoding uncharacterized protein yields MAEEEAKVKNEALQIISSFENLPRLVVFDLDYTLWPFYCECYYEDDMPYLFPQARGILYALKEKGIDMAIASRSPTAKIAKTFLNRLGIHSMFVAQEIFSSWTHKTDHFQRIHRKTGIPYSSMLFFDDEDRNIVGVSKMGVTSILVDNGVNLAALRKGLSEFSQNSGSSSSS; encoded by the exons ATGGCGGAAGAGGAGGCCAAGGTAAAGAACGAAGCTTTGCAAATAATTTCAAGTTTCGAGAACCTTCCACGGCTCGTCGTCTTCGATCTCGATTACACGCTTTGGCCCTTCTACTG TGAGTGCTACTATGAAGATGACATGCCATATCTGTTTCCACAAGCTAGAGGCATACTATATGCACTTAAGGAAAAGGGAATCGATATGGCAATTGCTTCTAGATCTCCAACTGCAAAGATAGCAAAAACATTTCTTAATAGGTTGGGCATCCACTCTATGTTTGTGGCACAG GAAATTTTTTCCAGTTGGACTCATAAAACAGACCATTTCCAGAGAATCCACAGGAAAACTGGGATTCCATACAGTTCAATGCTATTCTTTGATGACGAGGATAGGAACATTGTAGGG GTGTCCAAAATGGGTGTGACAAGCATTCTGGTTGACAATGGAGTAAACCTTGCAGCTTTAAGGAAAGGATTATCAGAGTTTTCTCAGAACTCAGGCTCATCAAGCAGTAGCTAG
- the LOC112746861 gene encoding uncharacterized protein At4g38062-like: MNQKAFKDLDEANVEIERLVEELTGKTDSLDNLKRSHNEKVNEIREAKLKIEEMDLEILQKESEIKDFKRDLSSKEYIIKDLSAENEKLRAEFDNRRRNWEDEKRQLALELEKANVKLENQELQLNVFKQEIETLEWCLEASNKKTGGQESDDVKERFKHLQGVHEQLKGEFNSTMKGWELEKARLLYEISSLQGKLESRMKISEDLQNQLHICKQALASAEEIRRKRHNEKKQEQENPRLQTSLREIQDDQVQEAGQYSLSKLRSELKILEEIHRECVSKFKARQAEWNFQLERSTRAITNYRSQLIYKIAEVEDLKMELEGSYSFSIEMMMLNEELSVTLIVLKSGIYDAKWKPFREGHEMEVVNQSGEDKLHQLMKQFEMKNGECDRTACLTRQVDSCALPLDLQNLEPSEIDRHRDMLDLLDAWDMVINESDQTLCEITEIEYELQMWKSFAERLKTDLDENFVIRKELESSLLAQVEFSETLKQERDSLASQVEQKTRSIEYLQEHFVRLKADSIEEEGSNFEDVQNKVALMAEAKELEEQSFSSQLASEEVALMAQAKELEEENPMEDKAFEKENPIEDECSSSLTRFSLQLAHEEVALMAQAKELEREIPMDEEFSSTFTSFSIPREEVALMAQGKELEQENPMEDECSSWSTSFSLHLAKEQAEIKLLREACARITAAEVLAALEVEEKKLMIAELQGYIRCIEQKLELQEENCSQTEQLALENRNLQENSTILSSEKEILLAFVLGLSGKLCDECTLIKDTKLIEMLRSIVQSFENDRKGDDALLVKENMKLHHPTGIKEPEIISNI, from the coding sequence ATGAATCAAAAGGCATTCAAGGATTTGGATGAAGCAAACGTTGAAATCGAAAGACTTGTTGAAGAACTAACAGGAAAGACGGATTCACTTGATAACTTGAAGAGATCGCACAATGAAAAAGTCAACGAAATACGAGAAGCAAAGCTCAAAATCGAGGAAATGGACCTTGAGATTCTTCAGAAGGAAAGCGAAATCAAGGATTTCAAGCGAGATTTGAGCTCCAAGGAGTATATCATCAAAGATCTAAGCGCCGAAAACGAGAAGCTCCGGGCCGAATTCGACAACCGGCGTAGAAATTGGGAAGATGAGAAGAGACAGTTGGCGTTGGAATTAGAGAAGGCTAATGTGAAACTGGAGAATCAAGAATTGCAGCTTAATGTGTTCAAACAAGAGATTGAAACCCTAGAATGGTGTCTTGAGGCTTCAAACAAGAAAACCGGGGGCCAAGAAAGTGATGACGTGAAAGAACGATTTAAACATCTACAGGGGGTTCATGAACAACTTAAAGGAGAGTTCAATTCAACTATGAAAGGTTGGGAGTTGGAAAAAGCTAGATTGCTCTACGAAATCTCTTCCTTGCAGGGCAAGTTAGAGTCTCGGATGAAAATCTCAGAGGATCTGCAAAATCAGTTACATATATGCAAACAAGCCCTCGCTTCTGCTGAAGAAATTCGAAGAAAGCGCCATAATGAAAAGAAGCAAGAGCAAGAGAATCCGAGATTGCAAACGTCCCTTAGAGAAATTCAGGATGATCAAGTTCAAGAAGCAGGACAATATTCTCTGTCGAAGCTGCGGTCCGAGCTTAAAATTTTGGAAGAGATTCATAGAGAGTGTGTTTCAAAGTTTAAGGCTAGACAAGCTGAATGGAACTTTCAGCTAGAACGTTCGACGCGGGCCATAACAAACTACCGGTCTCAGTTGATATATAAAATTgcagaggttgaagatctcaagaTGGAATTGGAAGGTTCTTATTCTTTTAGTATTGAGATGATGATGCTGAATGAGGAGCTATCTGTGACGCTGATAGTGTTGAAAAGTGGAATTTATGATGCTAAATGGAAGCCTTTCAGAGAGGGCCATGAAATGGAAGTAGTAAACCAGAGTGGAGAAGACAAGTTACATCAATTGATGAAGCAGTTTGAAATGAAAAATGGAGAATGTGACAGAACAGCATGTTTAACGAGGCAAGTTGATTCTTGTGCTCTCCCTTTAGATTTGCAGAACTTAGAGCCAAGTGAAATTGATAGGCACAGGGATATGCTGGATTTACTCGATGCTTGGGACATGGTAATAAACGAATCGGACCAAACATTATGCGAAATAACCGAAATAGAGTATGAGTTGCAAATGTGGAAGTCATTTGCTGAACGTTTGAAGACTGATCTTGATGAAAATTTTGTAATTCGTAAGGAGCTCGAAAGTTCGCTCCTTGCACAAGTAGAATTTAGTGAAACCCTTAAACAAGAGAGAGATAGCTTGGCTTCTCAAGTAgaacagaaaacaagaagcatagAGTATCTGCAGGAACACTTTGTCCGCTTGAAAGCAGATAGCATAGAAGAGGAGGGCTCGAATTTTGAGGATGTACAAAATAAGGTTGCTTTGATGGCTGAAGCCAAAGAGCTTGAGGAACAATCTTTTTCTTCGCAGCTTGCGAGTGAAGAGGTTGCTTTGATGGCTCAAGCCAAAGAGCTCGAGGAAGAGAATCCCATGGAAGACAAAGCATTTGAGAAGGAGAATCCTATAGAAGATGAGTGCAGTAGCTCATTGACACGTTTTTCTTTGCAGCTTGCCCATGAAGAGGTTGCTTTGATGGCTCAAGCCAAAGAGCTTGAGAGAGAGATTCCTATGGATGAGGAGTTCAGTAGCACGTTTACATCTTTTTCTATTCCCAGGGAAGAGGTTGCTTTGATGGCTCAAGGCAAAGAGCTTGAGCAAGAGAATCCTATGGAAGACGAGTGCAGTAGCTGGTCCACATCTTTTTCTCTCCATCTTGCCAAAGAACAAGCCGAAATTAAGCTGCTCAGAGAAGCTTGCGCAAGGATCACGGCAGCAGAGGTTCTAGCTGCGCTGGAAGTTGAAGAGAAGAAGTTGATGATAGCAGAACTCCAGGGATATATTCGTTGCATAGAACAGAAACTGGAATTGCAGGAGGAAAATTGCAGCCAAACAGAACAGCTTGCATTGGAGAATAGAAACTTGCAAGAAAATTCTACAATTTTGTCATCAGAGAAGGAAATTTTGTTGGCATTTGTTCTTGGATTGAGTGGTAAATTGTGTGATGAGTGCACCCTTATTAAAGATACAAAACTAATAGAAATGTTGAGAAGCATAGTGCAGTCTTTTGAGAATGatagaaagggagatgatgcacTTCTGGTAAAAGAGAACATGAAGTTGCACCATCCAACAGGGATAAAGGAACCTGAAATAATTTCTAATATCTAA